One region of Streptomyces rishiriensis genomic DNA includes:
- a CDS encoding DMT family transporter, whose translation MVCALGAAVCFGTATVWQAMAARAAADGTGGDAALLLRAVREWRYLAGLGLDGLGFLFQIAALRSVPIYAVGAALASSLAVTAVVAARLLRVRLSRTEWAAVAVVCAGLAMLGLAAGTEGEESGPPALPWVMLGAAGGVLLLGLAGRRLTGRGRALVLGLGAGCGFGVVEVAVRLIDSLAPSELLTDPAVYALLLGGGAAFLLLTSALQRGSVTTATAGIVIGETIGPALVGVVWLGDRTREGLGWLVVLGFAVAVAGALALARFGEAPAAAPAAERAGA comes from the coding sequence ATGGTGTGCGCCCTCGGCGCGGCGGTCTGCTTCGGTACGGCGACGGTGTGGCAGGCGATGGCGGCGCGGGCGGCTGCCGACGGGACCGGCGGGGACGCGGCGCTGCTGCTCCGGGCGGTGCGGGAGTGGCGGTACCTGGCGGGACTCGGTCTGGACGGGCTGGGGTTCCTGTTCCAGATCGCCGCGCTGCGGTCGGTGCCGATCTACGCCGTCGGCGCGGCCCTCGCGTCGAGCCTGGCCGTGACGGCGGTGGTCGCGGCGCGGCTGCTGCGGGTACGGCTGAGCCGGACCGAGTGGGCGGCGGTGGCCGTGGTGTGCGCGGGGCTGGCGATGCTGGGTCTGGCGGCGGGGACCGAGGGCGAGGAGAGCGGCCCGCCGGCGCTGCCGTGGGTGATGCTCGGCGCGGCGGGCGGGGTGCTGCTGCTGGGACTCGCCGGAAGGCGGCTGACCGGGCGCGGACGGGCGCTGGTGCTGGGCCTCGGGGCCGGATGCGGGTTCGGGGTGGTGGAGGTGGCGGTGCGGCTGATCGACTCGCTCGCCCCGTCGGAGCTGCTCACCGATCCGGCGGTGTACGCGCTGCTGCTCGGGGGCGGTGCCGCGTTCCTGCTGCTGACCTCGGCTCTCCAGCGGGGCTCGGTGACGACGGCCACGGCCGGGATAGTGATCGGGGAGACGATCGGGCCGGCGCTGGTGGGCGTGGTGTGGCTGGGCGACCGTACCCGGGAGGGGCTCGGCTGGCTGGTGGTGCTCGGCTTCGCGGTGGCGGTGGCGGGGGCGCTGGCACTGGCCCGGTTCGGGGAGGCGCCCGCCGCGGCACCGGCGGCGGAGCGGGCAGGCGCCTGA
- a CDS encoding quaternary amine ABC transporter ATP-binding protein — protein MPATRKPPTADTDAPVFSVDGLWKVFGPKSERVPGDPELAALPPAELRSRTGCTAAVRDVSFDVRKGEVFVVMGLSGSGKSTLVRCLTRLIEPTAGTIVVDGEDVRAMDRTRLRELRRHRAAMVFQHFGLLPHRTVLDNVAYGLEIQGMGRAERRTRAQEVVDKVGLDGMEQRRPAQLSGGQRQRVGLARALAVDPEVLLFDEPFSALDPLIRRDMQEEVVRLHREEGRTMVFITHDLSEALKLGDRIALMRDGQVVQLGTPEEIVGSPADDYVREFVRDVPREQVLTVRTAMRPASLEEAGGGPAVSPQATVSQAIEAVARSGGPVRVMDSGRCLGVVDHERLLGVVAGTGSAPAPSAPSVPSGREPGSVAVGTEPRREAV, from the coding sequence ATGCCCGCCACCCGTAAGCCGCCCACCGCGGACACCGACGCCCCCGTCTTCTCGGTCGACGGCCTGTGGAAGGTCTTCGGCCCCAAGTCCGAACGCGTCCCGGGCGACCCGGAACTCGCCGCGCTCCCACCCGCCGAACTGCGCTCGCGCACCGGCTGCACGGCCGCCGTCCGGGACGTCTCCTTCGACGTGCGCAAGGGCGAGGTCTTCGTCGTCATGGGTCTGTCCGGCTCGGGCAAGTCCACCCTGGTGCGCTGTCTGACCCGGTTGATCGAGCCGACGGCCGGCACCATCGTCGTCGACGGCGAGGACGTCCGCGCGATGGACCGCACCAGGCTGCGTGAACTGCGCCGGCACCGCGCCGCGATGGTCTTCCAGCACTTCGGCCTCCTCCCGCACCGCACGGTCCTCGACAACGTGGCCTACGGCCTGGAGATCCAGGGCATGGGCCGGGCCGAACGGCGCACGCGCGCCCAGGAAGTCGTGGACAAGGTCGGCCTGGACGGCATGGAACAGCGCAGGCCCGCCCAGCTCTCCGGCGGCCAGCGGCAACGCGTGGGCCTGGCCCGTGCGTTGGCCGTCGACCCCGAGGTGCTCCTCTTCGACGAGCCGTTCAGCGCGCTCGACCCGCTCATCCGGCGCGACATGCAGGAGGAGGTCGTCCGGCTGCACCGCGAGGAGGGCCGCACGATGGTCTTCATCACCCACGACCTCAGCGAGGCGCTGAAGCTGGGCGACCGCATCGCCCTGATGCGCGACGGGCAGGTCGTGCAGCTGGGCACGCCCGAGGAGATCGTCGGCTCCCCGGCCGACGACTACGTCCGCGAGTTCGTCCGTGACGTGCCGCGCGAGCAGGTCCTGACGGTCCGTACGGCCATGCGGCCCGCCTCCCTGGAGGAGGCGGGCGGCGGCCCGGCCGTGTCCCCGCAGGCCACGGTCTCCCAGGCGATCGAGGCGGTCGCCCGGTCGGGCGGCCCGGTGCGGGTGATGGACTCGGGCCGGTGCCTCGGCGTCGTCGACCACGAGCGTCTGCTCGGCGTCGTGGCCGGAACAGGTTCCGCACCCGCGCCGTCCGCGCCGTCCGTCCCGTCAGGACGGGAGCCCGGATCCGTCGCGGTCGGAACGGAGCCCCGTAGGGAGGCGGTCTGA
- a CDS encoding isocitrate lyase/PEP mutase family protein → MSKVDDFRRLHHGRLPGDPLVLPGPWDAASARVFADAGFPALATPSAGVAASLGYADGLTPADEMFAAVARIVRAVDVPVSADVEGGYGLPPKELVERLLETGAVGCNLEDSVDGVLKDPREHAEWLAEVRRAAGDRLFVNARIDTFAHGDGDPAGAIERAAAYVAAGADCVYPIGAPTAVLPLLRSGIQGPLNVGGRVDGEGPSPAGLGELGATRVTFGPGLQRRAAAALREISAELI, encoded by the coding sequence ATGAGCAAGGTGGACGACTTCCGACGGCTGCACCACGGCCGGCTGCCGGGCGACCCGCTCGTGCTGCCCGGCCCCTGGGACGCGGCCAGCGCCCGGGTGTTCGCCGACGCCGGGTTCCCGGCGCTCGCGACGCCCAGCGCGGGCGTCGCCGCCTCGCTCGGGTACGCGGACGGGCTGACCCCGGCCGACGAGATGTTCGCGGCGGTCGCCCGGATCGTGCGGGCGGTGGACGTGCCGGTGTCGGCGGACGTCGAAGGCGGATACGGGCTGCCGCCGAAGGAGCTGGTGGAGCGGCTGCTGGAGACGGGCGCCGTCGGCTGCAACCTGGAGGACTCGGTCGACGGCGTCCTCAAGGACCCGCGCGAGCACGCCGAGTGGCTGGCCGAGGTGCGGCGGGCGGCGGGCGACCGGCTCTTCGTCAACGCGCGCATCGACACCTTCGCGCACGGCGACGGCGATCCCGCAGGTGCCATCGAGCGGGCGGCGGCGTACGTCGCCGCGGGCGCCGACTGCGTCTACCCGATCGGCGCCCCCACGGCCGTCCTGCCGTTGCTGCGGTCGGGCATCCAGGGGCCGCTCAACGTGGGCGGCCGGGTGGACGGCGAGGGCCCCTCGCCCGCCGGACTCGGCGAACTCGGGGCCACCCGCGTCACGTTCGGACCGGGCCTCCAGCGGCGGGCGGCGGCCGCCCTCCGGGAGATCAGCGCGGAGCTGATCTAG
- the pdxR gene encoding MocR-like pyridoxine biosynthesis transcription factor PdxR, which yields MARSWATFGVDLHLEPTGPHLRRGLTDALREAVRSGRLPSGTRLPSSRSLAVDLGVARNTVADAYADLVAEGWLTARQGSGTRVAEGRTVPPTGAARPRPERRRPGYDLRPGTPDLGSFPRAEWLRAARRALTAAPSDALGYGDPRGRVELRTALAGYLARARGVRVDPEHVVICAGFAHGLRLLSTVLRDRGVRTIAVDSYGLDEHWKLLAAAGLSMTPLPVDERGTDTRLLEGAGAVLLTPAHQFPMGVPLHHDRRAAVVDWARRTGALVLEDDYDGEFRYDRQPVGALQGLAPDHVVYLGTASKSLAPGLRLGWTALPPDLADEVVAAKGGVDTSGVLDQLTLAEFLTSGAYDRHVRAARTRYRRRRDALVAALTAHAPAIRVTGIAAGLHAVLRLPPGTEEAAVRAAAYQGLAVNGLTPRHRHPDAVTEPLDALVVGYGTPPDHAWSGALDALCAALPSGENGSGIPFPG from the coding sequence ATGGCGAGATCCTGGGCCACTTTCGGCGTCGACCTGCATCTGGAGCCGACCGGACCGCACCTGCGCCGGGGCCTGACGGACGCCCTGCGCGAGGCCGTCCGCAGTGGGCGTCTGCCCTCCGGGACCAGGCTGCCCTCCTCGCGCTCGCTCGCCGTCGACCTCGGTGTCGCCCGCAACACGGTGGCCGACGCCTACGCCGACCTCGTCGCCGAGGGCTGGCTCACCGCCCGCCAGGGCTCGGGCACACGGGTGGCCGAGGGGAGGACCGTCCCGCCCACGGGCGCGGCGCGCCCTCGCCCCGAGCGCCGCCGGCCCGGCTACGACCTGCGCCCCGGCACCCCCGACCTCGGGTCCTTCCCGCGCGCGGAGTGGCTCAGGGCGGCCCGCCGCGCCCTCACCGCGGCCCCCTCCGACGCCCTCGGCTACGGCGATCCCCGCGGCCGGGTCGAGCTGCGCACCGCCCTCGCCGGCTACCTCGCCCGCGCCCGCGGCGTACGCGTCGACCCCGAACACGTCGTGATCTGCGCCGGGTTCGCGCACGGCCTGAGGCTGCTCAGCACCGTCCTGCGGGATCGCGGGGTGCGCACGATCGCCGTCGACTCGTACGGCCTGGACGAGCACTGGAAGCTGCTCGCGGCGGCGGGCCTTTCCATGACCCCGCTACCGGTCGACGAACGCGGCACCGACACCCGCCTGTTGGAGGGCGCCGGCGCGGTCCTGCTCACCCCCGCCCATCAGTTCCCGATGGGCGTACCCCTGCACCACGACCGGCGGGCGGCCGTCGTCGACTGGGCGCGGCGGACCGGCGCGCTGGTCCTGGAGGACGACTACGACGGCGAGTTCCGCTACGACCGCCAGCCCGTCGGCGCCCTCCAGGGACTGGCCCCCGACCACGTGGTGTACCTGGGCACCGCGAGCAAGTCGCTGGCTCCCGGCCTGCGCCTGGGCTGGACGGCGCTGCCGCCCGACCTCGCGGACGAGGTCGTGGCGGCCAAGGGCGGGGTGGACACCTCGGGGGTCCTGGACCAGTTGACGCTGGCGGAGTTCCTCACGTCGGGCGCGTACGACCGCCATGTGCGGGCGGCCCGCACCCGCTACCGCCGACGCCGCGACGCGCTGGTCGCCGCCCTCACCGCGCACGCCCCCGCGATCCGCGTCACCGGCATCGCGGCGGGCCTGCACGCCGTCCTGCGGCTCCCGCCCGGCACGGAGGAGGCGGCGGTACGGGCGGCCGCCTACCAGGGCCTGGCGGTGAACGGCCTCACCCCCCGTCACCGCCACCCCGACGCGGTCACCGAGCCCCTCGACGCGCTGGTCGTCGGCTACGGGACCCCGCCGGACCACGCCTGGTCCGGCGCGCTGGACGCGTTGTGCGCGGCGCTTCCTTCCGGCGAGAACGGCTCCGGGATCCCCTTTCCCGGATAG
- a CDS encoding ABC transporter substrate-binding protein, which produces MRLRTTALTAGASALLLLTGCGAADMTKQASPFANAQGARTVTLSVQSWVGAQANVAVAQYLLEHELGYRVDTVQVDEVPAWDALSQGRVDAILEDWGHPDQEARYVDDKKTIAHGGDLGVTGHIGWFVPTYFAKEHPDVTDWKNLNKYASQFRTAESGGKGQLMDGSPSYVTNDKALVQNLKLDYQVVFAGSEAAQITQMRQFAKEKKPFLTYWYAPQWLFEKVPMTEVKLPAYKDGCDAEPDKVACGYPHTPLQKYLNADFSKDGGKAAAFLKRFKWTTEDQNEVSLMIADQKLTPEAAAKKWVDSHASTWKAWLS; this is translated from the coding sequence ATGCGACTTCGTACCACTGCCCTGACCGCCGGGGCGTCGGCGCTCCTGCTGCTCACCGGCTGCGGCGCCGCCGACATGACCAAGCAGGCCTCGCCCTTCGCCAACGCGCAGGGTGCCAGGACGGTCACCCTGTCCGTCCAGTCCTGGGTGGGTGCGCAGGCCAACGTGGCCGTCGCCCAGTATCTGCTGGAGCACGAGCTCGGCTACCGCGTCGACACCGTGCAGGTCGACGAGGTGCCCGCCTGGGACGCGCTCAGCCAGGGCCGGGTCGACGCGATCCTGGAGGACTGGGGCCACCCCGACCAGGAAGCGCGCTACGTCGACGACAAGAAGACGATCGCGCACGGCGGCGACCTCGGCGTCACCGGACACATCGGCTGGTTCGTCCCGACGTACTTCGCCAAGGAGCACCCGGACGTCACGGACTGGAAGAACCTGAACAAGTACGCGTCGCAGTTCCGCACCGCCGAGAGCGGCGGCAAGGGCCAGCTCATGGACGGCTCCCCGTCCTACGTCACCAACGACAAGGCGCTGGTGCAGAACCTGAAGCTCGACTACCAGGTCGTCTTCGCCGGTTCCGAGGCCGCCCAGATCACCCAGATGCGGCAGTTCGCCAAGGAGAAGAAGCCCTTCCTCACCTACTGGTACGCCCCGCAGTGGCTCTTCGAGAAGGTCCCGATGACCGAGGTGAAGCTGCCCGCCTACAAGGACGGCTGCGACGCGGAGCCGGACAAGGTCGCCTGCGGCTACCCGCACACCCCGCTCCAGAAGTACCTCAACGCCGACTTCTCGAAGGACGGCGGCAAGGCGGCCGCCTTCCTGAAGAGGTTCAAGTGGACGACGGAGGACCAGAACGAGGTGTCCCTGATGATCGCCGACCAGAAGCTCACCCCGGAGGCGGCCGCGAAGAAGTGGGTGGACAGCCACGCGTCGACCTGGAAGGCGTGGCTGTCCTGA
- a CDS encoding glutathionylspermidine synthase family protein, with the protein MRRHSIEPRPDWQRTVEEQGLVYPLTRHPDGRLRPYWDESAYYVFTLDEVEALEETVEELHTMCLAAAAHLVESDRLADLGITDPRIAAAVVEAWHRRAELPSVYGRFDLRYDGTGPAKLLEYNADTPTSLVEAASPQWFWMEERFPGADQWNSLHERLTAAWKKQAPLLPPGSPLYFAHSSEDELGEDLMTVAYLKETAEQAGLDTDWISMEEIGWDPLSGRFVDRQLRFIRSCFKLYPWEWLTTDRFAGHVLDTLDNGGGTGTTLWIEPAWKMLLSNKALLAVLWELYPGHPNLLPAYLDGPRELAATTGYVAKPLLGREGAGVTVHAPGGDPAPRTGEACCYQQLAPLPAFDGNHVVLGAWMVEDESAGLGIRESSGLITDEYARFLPHVIL; encoded by the coding sequence GTGCGACGTCACAGCATCGAACCCCGCCCCGACTGGCAGCGGACCGTCGAGGAACAGGGTCTCGTCTACCCCCTCACCCGCCACCCCGACGGCCGCCTGCGTCCCTACTGGGACGAGAGCGCGTACTACGTGTTCACTCTCGACGAGGTCGAGGCGCTGGAGGAGACCGTCGAGGAACTGCACACCATGTGCCTGGCGGCGGCCGCCCACCTCGTCGAGTCCGACCGCCTCGCCGACCTCGGGATCACCGACCCGCGGATCGCGGCGGCGGTCGTCGAGGCCTGGCACCGGCGCGCCGAACTCCCGTCCGTGTACGGCCGTTTCGACCTCCGCTACGACGGCACCGGCCCGGCGAAGCTCCTGGAGTACAACGCCGACACGCCCACCTCGCTCGTGGAGGCGGCCTCCCCCCAGTGGTTCTGGATGGAGGAACGATTCCCGGGCGCCGACCAGTGGAACTCCCTCCACGAGCGCCTCACCGCCGCCTGGAAGAAGCAGGCCCCCCTGCTCCCGCCCGGCAGCCCGCTCTACTTCGCGCACTCCTCGGAGGACGAGCTGGGCGAGGACCTCATGACGGTCGCCTATCTCAAGGAGACCGCCGAGCAGGCCGGCCTCGACACCGACTGGATCTCCATGGAGGAGATCGGCTGGGACCCGCTGTCCGGCCGCTTCGTCGACCGGCAACTCCGCTTCATCCGCAGCTGCTTCAAGCTCTATCCCTGGGAGTGGCTGACCACCGACCGCTTCGCCGGTCATGTCCTCGACACCCTCGACAACGGCGGCGGAACCGGCACGACCCTGTGGATCGAGCCGGCGTGGAAGATGCTCCTCAGCAACAAGGCGCTGCTGGCCGTCCTGTGGGAGCTGTACCCCGGGCACCCCAACCTCCTCCCCGCCTACCTGGACGGCCCCCGCGAACTGGCGGCCACCACCGGCTACGTGGCCAAGCCGCTGCTGGGCCGCGAGGGCGCCGGCGTCACCGTGCACGCCCCGGGCGGCGATCCCGCACCGCGCACCGGCGAAGCCTGCTGCTACCAGCAGTTGGCGCCGCTCCCCGCGTTCGACGGCAACCATGTCGTCCTCGGCGCGTGGATGGTGGAGGACGAGTCGGCCGGCCTCGGCATCCGCGAGTCCTCCGGCCTGATCACGGACGAGTACGCCCGCTTCCTGCCCCACGTGATCCTCTAG
- a CDS encoding glycine hydroxymethyltransferase produces MSEQQSLSTESTAFRAALDVIRAVEPRVADAIGQEVHDQREMLKLIASENYASPATLLAMGNWFSDKYAEGTVGRRFYAGCRNVDTVESLAAEHARELFGARHAYVQPHSGIDANLVAFWSVLADRVEAPALAKAGVRQVNDLSEADWAELRHAFGNQRMLGMSLDAGGHLTHGFRPNISGKMFDQRSYGTDPATGLIDYEALRATARDFKPLILVAGYSAYPRLVNFRIMREIADEVGATLMVDMAHFAGLVAGKVLTGDFDPVPHAQIVTTTTHKSLRGPRGGMVLCDDSLKDQVDRGCPMVLGGPLPHVMAAKAVALAEARQPSFQDYAQRIVDNSRALAEGLMRRGATLVTGGTDNHLNLIDVASSYGLTGRQAEAALLDSGIVTNRNAIPADPNGAWYTSGIRIGTPALTTRGLGTAEMDEVAGLIDRVLTTTESGTTKSGAPSKASHVLDAKVAEEIAQRATDLVAGFPLYPEINLG; encoded by the coding sequence ATGTCCGAGCAGCAGTCCCTCTCCACCGAGTCCACCGCCTTCCGCGCCGCACTGGACGTGATCCGCGCCGTCGAGCCGCGCGTCGCCGACGCCATCGGCCAGGAGGTCCACGACCAGCGCGAGATGCTCAAGCTGATCGCCTCGGAGAACTACGCCTCCCCGGCCACGCTCCTCGCGATGGGCAACTGGTTCAGCGACAAGTACGCCGAGGGCACCGTCGGCCGCCGTTTCTACGCCGGCTGCCGCAACGTCGACACCGTCGAGTCGCTGGCCGCCGAGCACGCCCGCGAGCTCTTCGGCGCCCGCCACGCCTACGTCCAGCCGCACTCCGGCATCGACGCCAACCTCGTCGCCTTCTGGTCCGTCCTCGCCGACCGTGTGGAGGCCCCGGCCCTCGCGAAAGCGGGCGTCCGCCAGGTCAACGACCTCTCCGAGGCCGACTGGGCCGAGCTGCGCCATGCCTTCGGCAACCAGCGCATGCTCGGCATGTCCCTGGACGCCGGCGGCCACCTCACCCACGGCTTCCGCCCGAACATCTCCGGCAAGATGTTCGACCAGCGCTCCTACGGCACCGACCCGGCCACCGGCCTGATCGACTACGAGGCCCTGCGCGCCACCGCCCGCGACTTCAAGCCGCTGATCCTCGTCGCGGGCTACTCCGCGTACCCCCGTCTGGTGAACTTCCGGATCATGCGCGAGATCGCCGACGAGGTCGGCGCGACCCTCATGGTCGACATGGCGCACTTCGCCGGCCTGGTCGCGGGCAAGGTCCTGACCGGCGACTTCGACCCGGTCCCGCACGCCCAGATCGTGACGACCACCACCCACAAGTCCCTGCGCGGCCCCCGCGGCGGCATGGTCCTGTGCGACGACTCCCTCAAGGACCAGGTCGACCGCGGCTGCCCGATGGTTCTCGGCGGTCCGCTCCCGCACGTCATGGCCGCCAAGGCCGTCGCCCTGGCGGAGGCCCGGCAGCCGTCCTTCCAGGACTACGCCCAGCGCATCGTCGACAACTCGCGCGCCCTCGCCGAGGGCCTGATGCGGCGCGGCGCGACCCTGGTCACCGGCGGCACGGACAACCACCTGAACCTGATCGACGTCGCCTCCTCCTACGGCCTCACCGGCCGCCAGGCCGAGGCGGCCCTGCTCGACTCGGGCATCGTCACCAACCGCAACGCCATCCCCGCCGACCCGAACGGCGCCTGGTACACCTCCGGCATCCGCATCGGCACGCCGGCGCTGACGACGAGGGGCCTCGGGACGGCCGAGATGGACGAGGTGGCGGGCCTGATCGACCGGGTCCTGACCACGACCGAGTCGGGCACGACCAAGTCCGGCGCCCCGTCCAAGGCCTCCCACGTGCTCGACGCGAAGGTGGCGGAAGAGATCGCCCAGCGGGCGACGGACCTGGTCGCGGGCTTCCCGCTGTACCCCGAGATCAACCTCGGGTGA
- a CDS encoding carboxymuconolactone decarboxylase family protein, whose amino-acid sequence MSRTNLLDREVGRAMSSLSAAAKRGLGDPALAELVVIRASQLNHCAFCLDMHLTIAREHGVSGKQLDLLSAWEEAGDVYDERERAALALTEAVTVLTEGFVPDEVYERAARHFDAARLAHLVALITAINSWNRVMVARRIPTGGYTP is encoded by the coding sequence GTGAGCCGGACGAACCTCCTCGACCGCGAGGTCGGCCGGGCCATGTCCTCGCTCAGCGCGGCCGCCAAGCGGGGTCTGGGCGACCCCGCGCTCGCCGAGCTCGTGGTGATCCGCGCCTCGCAGCTCAACCACTGCGCGTTCTGCCTCGACATGCACCTCACGATCGCCCGCGAGCACGGGGTGAGCGGGAAGCAGCTCGATCTGCTGAGCGCGTGGGAGGAGGCGGGGGACGTCTACGACGAGCGGGAGCGGGCCGCGCTCGCGCTGACGGAGGCGGTGACCGTGCTGACGGAAGGCTTCGTGCCCGACGAGGTGTACGAGCGGGCCGCCCGGCACTTCGACGCCGCGCGGCTCGCGCATCTCGTCGCGCTGATCACCGCCATCAACAGCTGGAACCGGGTGATGGTCGCCCGCCGCATCCCGACCGGGGGGTACACACCATGA
- a CDS encoding ABC transporter permease, with protein sequence MATLTTTAPRVALPGVLKHQAVRKLALLALAAAILVPLADARWSSGTWPHALTVDLTTPLTGASDWIVDNRDSHPLFLYFFGYLSNGVVLSVRAVYLVLLGAGWAGVTAAAALVAWRVAGVRLALGTAAAFAACGLLGMWVPTMQTLALMIVAVLVSVVVGVVLGLAGGLSERLDRGLRPVLDTMQVLPAFAYLLPVVLVFGIGVPAAVLATVVYAAPPMARLTALGLRGADKEVLEAVESLGATARQRLLTARIPLARKELLLGLNQTIMMALSMAVIASVIGAGGLGDRVYQALASVDVGAALAAGIPIVLLAIVLDRVTAAAGHAGDGEPGHGRAAWLYAAAAAVAVALAGRVAGRLDWPDSWTVSIAAPVNDAVDWMTDHLYSGVPVIGGTADWAGHFTTWVLDPLRDGLQVLPWWAVLLLVAAIAWPIGTWRTALTAVLALAATGVLGVWEPSLDTLSQVLAAVAVTLVLGFATGIAAARSDRVERLLRPVLDVFQTMPQFVYLIPVVALFGVGRAPAVAAAVVYALPAVVRITTQGLRQVDPAAMESARSLGATGAQQLRQVQLPLARPALLLAVNQGVVLVLAVVIIGGLVGGGALGYDAVFGLAQGDLATGLVAGAAIVCLGLMLDRVTQPADRRVKKGA encoded by the coding sequence ATGGCCACGCTCACCACGACCGCCCCCCGGGTCGCCCTTCCGGGCGTCCTCAAACACCAGGCCGTCCGCAAGCTCGCGCTGCTCGCGCTAGCGGCCGCGATCCTCGTCCCGCTGGCCGACGCCCGGTGGTCCAGCGGCACCTGGCCGCACGCGCTCACCGTCGACCTGACCACACCGCTCACCGGCGCCAGCGACTGGATCGTCGACAACCGCGACAGCCACCCGCTCTTCCTCTACTTCTTCGGCTACCTCAGCAACGGCGTGGTCCTCTCGGTGCGCGCCGTGTACCTGGTCCTGCTCGGCGCGGGCTGGGCCGGGGTCACCGCGGCGGCCGCGCTGGTCGCCTGGCGGGTGGCCGGGGTGCGGCTCGCGCTCGGCACGGCGGCCGCGTTCGCGGCCTGCGGTCTGCTCGGCATGTGGGTGCCGACGATGCAGACGCTGGCCCTGATGATCGTCGCCGTCCTCGTGTCGGTCGTCGTGGGCGTGGTGCTCGGCCTGGCGGGCGGTCTCTCCGAACGCCTGGACCGCGGCCTGCGCCCGGTCCTCGACACGATGCAGGTACTGCCCGCCTTCGCGTATCTGCTCCCGGTCGTGCTCGTCTTCGGCATCGGCGTCCCGGCGGCCGTCCTGGCCACCGTCGTCTACGCCGCCCCGCCCATGGCCCGGCTCACCGCGCTCGGGCTGCGCGGCGCCGACAAGGAGGTCCTGGAGGCGGTGGAGTCGCTGGGCGCGACCGCCCGGCAACGCCTGCTGACCGCCCGGATCCCGCTGGCCCGCAAGGAACTCCTCCTCGGCCTCAACCAGACGATCATGATGGCGCTGTCGATGGCGGTCATCGCGTCGGTGATCGGCGCGGGCGGCCTCGGAGACCGCGTCTACCAGGCGCTGGCCTCGGTCGACGTGGGCGCGGCGCTCGCCGCCGGCATCCCGATCGTGCTGCTCGCGATCGTCCTGGACCGGGTCACGGCCGCCGCCGGGCACGCCGGCGACGGCGAACCGGGCCACGGCCGGGCCGCCTGGCTGTACGCCGCTGCCGCCGCCGTGGCCGTGGCGCTCGCCGGGCGCGTGGCGGGCCGGCTCGACTGGCCCGACTCCTGGACGGTGAGCATCGCCGCCCCGGTCAACGACGCCGTCGACTGGATGACCGACCACCTCTACTCCGGGGTGCCCGTGATCGGCGGCACCGCCGACTGGGCGGGGCACTTCACCACCTGGGTCCTCGACCCCCTCCGGGACGGCCTCCAGGTCCTGCCCTGGTGGGCGGTGCTGCTGCTGGTCGCCGCGATCGCCTGGCCGATCGGCACCTGGCGCACCGCGCTGACCGCCGTCCTCGCGCTGGCCGCGACCGGCGTGCTCGGCGTCTGGGAGCCGTCGCTCGACACCCTCTCCCAGGTGCTGGCCGCCGTCGCCGTCACGCTCGTCCTCGGCTTCGCGACCGGCATCGCCGCCGCCCGCAGCGACCGCGTCGAACGGCTGCTGCGCCCGGTCCTGGACGTGTTCCAGACGATGCCGCAGTTCGTGTACCTGATCCCGGTCGTCGCCCTGTTCGGCGTCGGCCGCGCCCCCGCGGTCGCGGCGGCCGTCGTCTACGCGCTGCCCGCCGTCGTCCGTATCACCACCCAGGGCCTGCGCCAGGTCGACCCGGCGGCGATGGAGTCCGCCCGGTCCCTCGGCGCGACCGGCGCGCAGCAACTGCGCCAGGTCCAGCTCCCGCTCGCGCGGCCCGCGCTGCTGCTCGCCGTGAACCAGGGCGTGGTCCTCGTCCTCGCCGTCGTCATCATCGGCGGTCTGGTCGGCGGTGGCGCGCTCGGCTACGACGCCGTGTTCGGGCTCGCCCAGGGCGACCTCGCGACCGGTCTGGTGGCCGGCGCCGCGATCGTCTGCCTCGGCCTGATGCTCGACCGGGTGACCCAGCCGGCCGACCGCCGTGTGAAGAAGGGAGCGTGA
- a CDS encoding carboxymuconolactone decarboxylase family protein — protein MTTHAHPTSPDEQVRHAPERAPRLDWAAHAPDVLKAMLRLDAAARKGLDPKLAELVKVRASQINRCALCVDMHSKDALAAGESVERIIQLSAWEESAHFYTEKELAALALTEAVTVLTDGFVPDEVYERAAEHFEEAELAQLIAAITVINAWNRFGVTCRLVPGHYRPGQHA, from the coding sequence ATGACGACGCACGCACACCCCACGAGCCCCGATGAACAAGTCCGCCACGCCCCCGAGCGCGCCCCCCGGCTGGACTGGGCCGCGCACGCGCCCGACGTCCTCAAGGCGATGCTCCGGCTCGACGCCGCCGCCCGGAAGGGCCTCGACCCGAAGCTGGCCGAGCTGGTGAAGGTCCGCGCCTCGCAGATCAACCGCTGTGCGCTCTGCGTCGACATGCACAGCAAGGACGCGCTGGCGGCGGGCGAGAGCGTCGAGCGGATCATCCAGCTCAGCGCGTGGGAGGAGTCGGCGCACTTCTACACCGAGAAGGAGCTCGCGGCGCTGGCCCTGACCGAGGCGGTGACCGTGCTCACGGACGGGTTCGTGCCCGACGAGGTCTACGAGCGGGCGGCCGAGCACTTCGAGGAGGCCGAGCTGGCGCAGCTGATCGCCGCGATCACGGTGATCAACGCGTGGAACCGGTTCGGCGTGACCTGCCGGCTGGTGCCGGGCCACTACCGGCCCGGGCAGCACGCGTGA